In a single window of the Thermotoga sp. KOL6 genome:
- a CDS encoding aspartate kinase, with amino-acid sequence MRVGIAGLGTVGGSIYRILKERGDEIEKRVGERFIVSKVINRSPKKYEFFNVPKEEIAFDFDDLILNSDVVVEAIGGTEAAVELVRRALELGRIVVTPNKNLISEYGNEFMDHIKKRKLFFEASVGGGIPIISLLQDYLIFQKVTKIRGIMNGTTNYILTEMSKGRTFEEVLKEAQELGYAEADPTNDIEGYDVAYKVSVLVGVVTGRFPGIHNVKFEGITKINPEYLRNVIKSGKKLKLIGEMDFAQKRYEVRLQEVGPGDPFFNVDGVDNAIEVSTDLAGDFLLKGRGAGGYPTASAVIADLFRVAKYKVLGGAERFSVVVMKFGGAAISDIEKLEKVAERIIKRKKSGVKPVIVLSAMGDTTDHLVELARKIDNNPDPRELDLLLSTGEIQSVALMSIALRKRGYKAISFTGNQLKIITDKRYGSARIIDINTDIISRYLKQDFIPVVAGFQGTTETGDITTLGRGGSDLTAIALAYSLGADLCELYKDVDGVYTADPRIVRNARVIKELSWEEMIELSRHGAQVLQARAAEFARKYGVKVLIKNAHKETRGTLIWEGTKVENPIVRAVTFEDGMAKVVLKDVPDKPGVAARIMRTLSQMDVNIDMIIQGMKNGEYNTVAFIVPETQLEKLDFDLLRKRSEAKDVIVEKGLAKVSIVGVNLTSSPDISATLFETLANEGINIDMISASSSRISVIIDGKYVEDAVKAIHSKFELDKE; translated from the coding sequence GTGCGAGTAGGAATTGCGGGACTCGGAACGGTAGGGGGGAGCATATACCGAATACTCAAAGAAAGAGGAGATGAAATAGAGAAGAGAGTTGGGGAAAGATTCATTGTTTCAAAGGTAATAAACCGGTCTCCAAAAAAATACGAGTTCTTCAATGTACCCAAGGAAGAAATAGCGTTCGATTTCGACGATCTTATACTCAACAGCGATGTGGTCGTGGAGGCTATAGGCGGAACGGAGGCCGCGGTTGAGCTCGTTCGTCGTGCACTGGAGCTTGGAAGAATTGTCGTGACACCAAACAAAAATCTCATTTCCGAATACGGGAACGAATTTATGGATCACATAAAGAAGAGGAAGCTTTTTTTTGAAGCCTCGGTAGGTGGTGGTATACCGATCATCTCTCTTCTCCAGGACTATCTCATATTTCAAAAGGTAACCAAAATACGAGGAATAATGAACGGTACTACCAACTACATTCTCACAGAGATGAGTAAGGGAAGAACGTTCGAAGAGGTTCTCAAGGAAGCTCAAGAATTGGGATACGCTGAAGCTGATCCGACCAACGACATTGAAGGATACGACGTCGCTTATAAAGTGTCCGTCTTAGTGGGCGTGGTCACCGGGAGATTTCCTGGTATCCACAATGTGAAATTTGAAGGAATAACCAAAATAAATCCCGAGTATCTGAGAAACGTCATAAAATCTGGAAAAAAACTTAAATTGATAGGAGAAATGGATTTCGCCCAAAAAAGATACGAAGTTCGTCTTCAAGAAGTAGGACCAGGTGATCCCTTTTTCAACGTGGATGGTGTGGACAACGCCATAGAAGTTTCAACAGATCTCGCTGGTGATTTCTTGTTAAAGGGAAGAGGAGCGGGGGGGTATCCTACAGCCAGTGCTGTTATAGCAGATTTGTTCAGAGTTGCCAAATACAAAGTGTTGGGTGGTGCTGAAAGATTCTCCGTCGTGGTGATGAAATTCGGTGGAGCAGCAATATCTGATATTGAGAAGTTGGAAAAGGTGGCAGAAAGAATAATCAAACGAAAAAAGAGTGGTGTGAAACCCGTCATTGTACTTTCAGCGATGGGCGATACGACGGATCATTTGGTTGAGCTCGCGAGGAAAATCGATAACAATCCTGATCCAAGAGAGCTGGATCTTTTACTTTCCACAGGAGAAATACAGAGTGTGGCACTCATGAGCATTGCCCTCAGAAAAAGAGGATACAAGGCGATTTCTTTTACTGGAAATCAACTTAAGATCATAACAGATAAAAGATACGGTTCTGCAAGAATAATCGACATCAACACAGATATCATTTCAAGGTATCTAAAACAAGACTTTATACCAGTTGTTGCTGGTTTCCAAGGGACGACAGAAACAGGTGACATAACTACCCTTGGAAGGGGAGGATCAGATCTCACAGCGATTGCACTTGCTTACTCTCTTGGGGCTGATTTGTGCGAACTATACAAGGATGTTGACGGTGTTTACACCGCGGATCCTCGTATCGTAAGGAACGCACGAGTCATAAAAGAACTATCATGGGAAGAGATGATAGAGCTTTCCAGGCATGGAGCTCAAGTATTGCAAGCGAGAGCTGCAGAGTTTGCCAGAAAATATGGAGTCAAAGTTTTGATAAAGAACGCACACAAAGAAACGAGAGGAACACTCATATGGGAGGGGACTAAAGTGGAGAATCCTATTGTGAGAGCCGTTACGTTTGAAGATGGTATGGCCAAGGTGGTTTTAAAGGACGTACCGGATAAACCCGGGGTCGCTGCAAGAATCATGAGAACTCTCTCTCAAATGGACGTGAACATTGACATGATCATACAGGGAATGAAAAACGGAGAATACAATACCGTGGCTTTCATCGTTCCAGAAACTCAACTTGAGAAATTGGATTTCGATCTTTTGAGAAAGAGAAGTGAAGCAAAGGATGTGATCGTCGAGAAAGGGCTAGCCAAGGTTTCAATCGTCGGGGTGAATCTCACTTCTTCTCCAGATATATCCGCCACACTTTTCGAAACTCTTGCTAACGAAGGAATCAACATCGATATGATCAGTGCCTCAAGTAGCAGGATTTCTGTGATCATAGATGGAAAGTATGTAGAGGATGCTGTTAAAGCGATACACAGCAAATTCGAGCTTGATAAGGAGTGA
- the thrC gene encoding threonine synthase — protein sequence MSLLRRYKEFLPITDRTPMISLNEGNTPLIPLVNMSKELGINVYVKYEGANPTGSFKDRGMVVAVAKALEEGSKAIMCASTGNTSASAAAYAARAGIKAIVLIPEGKIALGKLAQAMIYGAMVLQVKGNFDKCLELVKEITSKYPITLVNSINPYRLEGQKTAAFEIVDELGDAPDYHFIPVGNAGNISAYWMGYKEYYHRGLSKKLPKMMGFQAEGAAPIVRGHPIENPETVATAIRIGNPANWERAVQARDESGGDIDMVSDEEILGAQKLLAQKEGIFCEPASAASIAGLLKKHKQGIFKGGETVVCTLTGNGLKDPNVVISQLEPPRTIEGKIEEVLEVLGL from the coding sequence TTGAGTTTGCTCAGGAGGTACAAAGAGTTTCTACCGATCACCGATAGAACTCCTATGATTTCTTTGAACGAGGGTAACACGCCCCTCATTCCCCTTGTGAACATGAGCAAAGAACTCGGCATAAACGTCTACGTGAAATATGAGGGGGCAAATCCCACGGGTTCTTTCAAAGATAGAGGAATGGTCGTTGCGGTGGCCAAAGCCCTTGAAGAGGGTTCAAAAGCTATTATGTGTGCCTCTACAGGAAACACATCGGCTTCCGCTGCTGCCTACGCCGCCAGGGCGGGAATAAAGGCAATTGTTTTGATACCTGAAGGAAAGATCGCATTGGGGAAACTCGCACAAGCCATGATATACGGCGCGATGGTGCTTCAAGTGAAAGGTAATTTTGACAAATGTTTGGAATTAGTTAAAGAAATTACTTCGAAGTATCCTATCACCCTTGTGAACAGTATCAATCCTTACAGACTCGAAGGGCAGAAAACGGCAGCTTTTGAAATCGTTGATGAACTTGGGGATGCTCCTGATTATCATTTCATACCTGTAGGAAACGCTGGAAACATTTCTGCGTATTGGATGGGTTACAAGGAATACTATCACCGCGGCCTCTCGAAAAAACTTCCCAAGATGATGGGTTTCCAAGCGGAAGGAGCGGCTCCAATCGTTAGAGGTCATCCAATAGAAAATCCCGAGACTGTTGCCACAGCTATAAGAATAGGAAACCCTGCAAACTGGGAGAGGGCAGTCCAAGCGCGTGATGAATCCGGAGGAGACATAGACATGGTGAGCGATGAAGAGATTCTCGGAGCACAAAAGCTCCTTGCTCAAAAAGAAGGGATATTCTGCGAACCCGCTTCTGCAGCTTCGATCGCGGGACTTCTGAAGAAGCATAAACAAGGCATTTTCAAAGGCGGAGAAACGGTGGTCTGCACACTCACAGGAAACGGGTTAAAGGATCCTAACGTTGTGATTTCTCAACTTGAGCCACCTAGAACCATAGAGGGAAAGATAGAGGAAGTTTTGGAGGTATTGGGTTTATGA
- the ilvC gene encoding ketol-acid reductoisomerase has product MAVIYYDKDANLDFIKDKKIAIIGYGSQGHAHALNLKDSGLNVIVGLREESKSWKKAEAQGLTVKTIEEAAREADIIMILIPDEHQPEIYKKYIEKHLTEGKMLMFAHGFNVHYHQIIPPKNVDVTMIAPKSPGHIVRREYVEGRGVPALIAVYQDYTGKAKDLALAYAKGIGVTRAGVIETTFKEETETDLFGEQAVLCGGVTALIKAGFETLVEAGYQPEIAYFECLNELKLIVDLIYEGGLSFMRYSVSNTAEYGDYISQEKIVTKEVRENMKQMLKDIQTGKFAKDWILENQAGRPYFYTMRKKESEHLIEKVGRELRKMMPWLKERNADEE; this is encoded by the coding sequence ATGGCGGTGATTTATTATGACAAAGATGCGAATCTGGATTTTATTAAAGACAAAAAGATTGCCATTATAGGTTACGGGAGCCAGGGACACGCACACGCTTTGAATCTGAAGGACAGTGGTTTGAATGTGATAGTTGGTTTGAGGGAAGAAAGTAAAAGCTGGAAGAAAGCGGAAGCACAAGGACTCACCGTGAAAACGATCGAAGAAGCAGCTAGAGAAGCAGACATCATCATGATTCTCATTCCAGATGAGCATCAACCCGAAATTTACAAGAAATACATAGAAAAACATCTGACAGAAGGGAAAATGCTCATGTTTGCCCATGGGTTCAACGTACATTATCATCAAATCATTCCTCCGAAAAATGTTGACGTGACCATGATCGCACCAAAAAGTCCTGGTCATATCGTGCGAAGAGAGTATGTTGAAGGAAGAGGTGTGCCTGCTCTTATCGCTGTTTATCAGGATTACACAGGAAAGGCGAAAGATTTAGCCCTCGCCTATGCCAAGGGGATAGGTGTTACAAGAGCAGGAGTGATTGAAACTACTTTCAAAGAAGAGACAGAAACAGACCTTTTTGGCGAACAAGCCGTACTTTGTGGGGGAGTAACAGCTCTCATAAAGGCCGGATTCGAAACACTCGTCGAAGCTGGATACCAACCTGAAATCGCTTACTTTGAATGTTTGAATGAACTCAAGCTCATTGTCGATCTCATTTACGAAGGTGGTCTCAGCTTTATGAGGTATTCGGTCAGTAACACAGCAGAGTACGGTGATTACATCAGTCAAGAAAAAATCGTCACGAAAGAAGTCAGAGAGAATATGAAACAGATGCTCAAGGATATACAAACGGGTAAGTTTGCGAAAGACTGGATTTTAGAAAATCAAGCAGGAAGACCTTATTTCTACACCATGAGAAAGAAAGAATCAGAGCATCTAATAGAAAAAGTAGGGAGAGAGCTCAGAAAAATGATGCCGTGGCTCAAGGAGAGGAACGCAGATGAGGAGTGA
- the ilvN gene encoding acetolactate synthase small subunit has translation MRNGHEHLVSMLVHNKPGVMRKVANLFARRGFNISSITVGESETPGLSRLVIMVKGDDRTIEQIEKQAYKLVEVVKVTPIDPLPENRVEREMALIKVKFEGDKQELFQLVEIFRGKIIDVSREGAIIEITGSRSKVEAFIDLLPEKQVEEIARTGIVAMNRWNVKEKEGF, from the coding sequence ATGAGAAACGGTCATGAACATCTGGTTTCTATGTTGGTTCACAACAAACCTGGTGTTATGAGAAAGGTAGCCAATCTTTTTGCGAGAAGAGGTTTTAACATAAGTAGCATCACGGTCGGGGAATCCGAAACCCCTGGCCTTTCCCGATTGGTTATCATGGTTAAAGGAGACGACAGGACGATTGAACAAATAGAAAAACAAGCTTACAAACTGGTCGAGGTTGTGAAGGTCACTCCTATCGATCCTCTTCCCGAGAACCGCGTTGAGAGAGAAATGGCTCTCATCAAAGTGAAATTCGAGGGGGACAAACAGGAACTGTTCCAACTCGTTGAAATCTTCAGGGGGAAGATAATAGACGTATCCAGGGAAGGAGCGATCATAGAGATAACGGGGTCGAGAAGTAAAGTAGAGGCTTTTATAGATCTTCTTCCAGAAAAACAAGTAGAAGAGATTGCAAGAACAGGAATAGTGGCCATGAACAGATGGAACGTAAAAGAAAAGGAGGGATTTTGA
- the thrB gene encoding homoserine kinase, protein MKIHVPATTTNLGAGFDVFGLALDLYNELIFSFNTNETKIKTTGKYARDVKDTRLFFEVFDFFEKQTGYKIPPVDITQNCNIPVSSGLGSSAAVIVSALHIANEGIGKKLSQEDLMSLAMKLEGHPDNVLPAFVGGLVVCYQEENSFDYEKFEIDVELTFLIPNFTLCTNNMRKILPQKVPFNDAIFNIKNSCQFLAKIASGRIHEAFKYVGDRLHQSYRINQNKKMKEFVEAIVSKNPSYWFVSGSGPSVCADIKDFSNIPHLREVLRLKVNNKGLVIE, encoded by the coding sequence ATGAAGATTCATGTACCTGCCACAACCACCAATCTCGGAGCGGGATTCGATGTTTTTGGTCTCGCACTCGATTTGTACAACGAGTTGATTTTCTCGTTCAATACAAACGAGACAAAGATAAAGACCACCGGAAAATATGCAAGGGATGTAAAGGACACTAGACTTTTTTTTGAGGTCTTCGATTTTTTTGAAAAACAAACTGGTTACAAAATTCCCCCGGTTGATATTACACAGAATTGCAATATTCCCGTATCCAGTGGGTTAGGATCGAGCGCAGCCGTTATTGTATCTGCTTTGCATATCGCCAATGAAGGAATTGGAAAAAAACTTTCTCAGGAGGATCTGATGAGTTTGGCAATGAAGTTAGAGGGACACCCCGACAATGTGCTTCCTGCTTTCGTTGGAGGACTGGTTGTCTGCTATCAAGAGGAGAATTCCTTTGATTACGAAAAATTTGAAATTGACGTTGAACTCACTTTTCTCATTCCGAATTTCACACTCTGTACGAACAATATGAGAAAAATTTTACCTCAAAAGGTACCTTTCAACGACGCGATCTTCAACATTAAAAATTCTTGTCAATTCCTCGCAAAAATTGCTTCTGGAAGAATACACGAAGCCTTCAAATATGTTGGAGATAGGCTCCATCAATCTTACAGAATCAATCAAAACAAGAAAATGAAAGAATTTGTCGAAGCAATCGTGTCCAAGAATCCTTCCTATTGGTTTGTCAGCGGCTCTGGGCCTTCAGTGTGCGCTGATATAAAAGATTTTTCTAACATCCCTCATCTAAGAGAAGTCTTACGATTGAAGGTTAACAACAAGGGATTGGTGATAGAATAA
- a CDS encoding ABC transporter ATP-binding protein produces MKAVTVENLTRKIGGKVVLKDVSFEIEEGEIFGLIGPNGAGKTTTLRILSTLIKPSSGTVSIFGKDPTREPHEIRKLISYLPEEAGAYKNMKGIEYLRFIASFYANVPEETERMIERAIEISSLGGRIKDKISTYSKGMVRKLLIARALMVNPRLALLDEPTSGLDVLNAREVRRILKEAVKNGLTILLSSHNMLEVEYLCDRIALIYDGRIIELGSIDELKTKYGAQNIEEVFEEAVKCLENS; encoded by the coding sequence GTGAAAGCAGTAACAGTTGAAAATTTGACGAGAAAAATAGGAGGTAAAGTGGTCTTAAAAGATGTTTCTTTCGAGATTGAAGAAGGAGAAATCTTCGGTCTCATAGGCCCGAATGGTGCAGGGAAAACGACTACATTGAGGATCCTTTCCACTTTGATAAAACCCTCCTCTGGAACTGTTTCGATCTTCGGAAAGGATCCAACCAGAGAACCACATGAAATCAGAAAACTCATCAGTTACCTCCCAGAAGAAGCGGGCGCTTACAAAAACATGAAAGGGATTGAATACTTGAGGTTCATTGCAAGTTTTTACGCAAATGTTCCCGAGGAAACGGAGAGAATGATAGAACGAGCTATCGAAATCTCCAGTCTTGGAGGAAGAATAAAGGATAAAATATCAACCTACAGCAAGGGTATGGTGAGAAAACTACTTATAGCACGTGCACTCATGGTGAATCCTCGACTTGCTCTCCTCGATGAACCCACTTCTGGTTTGGACGTGTTGAACGCAAGAGAAGTGAGGAGAATATTAAAAGAAGCTGTGAAAAATGGCCTTACGATTCTCCTATCTTCCCACAACATGTTGGAAGTAGAGTATCTCTGTGATCGAATAGCTTTGATATATGATGGAAGAATCATCGAACTAGGGAGCATTGATGAACTCAAAACTAAATACGGAGCACAGAACATAGAAGAGGTTTTCGAGGAGGCGGTAAAGTGTTTGGAAAACTCCTAA
- the ilvB gene encoding biosynthetic-type acetolactate synthase large subunit, producing MKMKGSKMLFEAFLREGVDTIFGIPGGAIINVYDELCDYEDKINFYLFRHEQGATHAADGYARVTGKPGVVIVTSGPGATNTVTGIATAHMDSIPLVVITGQVPTSMIGTDAFQEVDVTGITMPITKHNHLVTGIEELPYAIKEAFYVATTGRPGPVLLDFPKDIQTAEGEFDYPDEIEILGYKPTVKGHPKQIKKAIDLLKNSKRPLVIVGGGANLSGSMDLVNKFIDKFGVPAVSTLMGRGVHPSDERLYYNGIGMHGAYYGNYAVANADLIIALGVRFSDRILGNPRTFAKNARIIHVDIDPAEIGKNVGADVPIVGDLKSVLEEFLKYDIETDFSDWIEELQEVKRKYPLTYKKDGKLIKPQYIVEKVNEVFPDDTIVVADVGQNQMWVAQFYRFKYQRSFLCSGGLGTMGYALPAGIGAKIGAPDREVVVFAGDGGFQMNIQELMTIKRYNLPVKIIVMDNKALGMVRQWQQLFFNCRYSATVLEDNPDFAKIAESVGIKAIRIEKPDQVDKAIEDLAKSKDPMLIHAVIDPAENVLPMVPPGEDVGTPLVEAPYDESFVERVLRTIEESRRGDER from the coding sequence GTGAAGATGAAAGGTTCAAAGATGTTGTTTGAGGCGTTTTTGAGAGAAGGTGTGGATACGATTTTTGGTATTCCAGGAGGGGCAATAATCAACGTCTACGATGAACTCTGTGATTATGAAGACAAGATAAACTTCTATCTTTTCAGGCACGAGCAAGGCGCAACGCACGCTGCTGACGGATACGCGAGGGTAACCGGGAAGCCAGGTGTTGTGATCGTCACTTCTGGCCCAGGAGCCACGAACACAGTAACAGGGATCGCCACTGCTCATATGGATTCCATTCCCTTGGTCGTCATAACGGGCCAAGTTCCCACCTCGATGATAGGGACGGATGCTTTCCAGGAAGTTGACGTCACAGGTATCACTATGCCGATTACCAAGCACAACCATCTTGTCACCGGTATAGAAGAGCTTCCGTACGCTATAAAAGAAGCTTTCTACGTTGCAACTACAGGAAGACCCGGCCCCGTACTTCTTGATTTTCCTAAGGATATTCAAACTGCGGAAGGAGAATTCGATTATCCAGACGAAATAGAAATCCTTGGCTACAAACCCACCGTGAAAGGCCATCCAAAGCAGATAAAGAAAGCTATCGATCTTTTGAAGAACTCGAAACGTCCTCTGGTGATTGTCGGAGGAGGAGCGAATCTTTCTGGTTCCATGGATTTGGTGAACAAATTTATCGACAAATTCGGTGTACCAGCCGTGAGTACGTTGATGGGACGTGGTGTTCATCCTTCTGATGAGAGACTTTATTACAATGGAATAGGAATGCACGGTGCGTACTACGGAAACTATGCGGTAGCCAATGCGGATTTGATCATAGCACTTGGTGTGAGATTCAGCGATAGGATTCTCGGGAATCCAAGAACTTTCGCCAAAAATGCCAGAATAATCCATGTTGATATTGATCCAGCAGAAATTGGGAAAAACGTGGGAGCAGATGTTCCCATCGTTGGTGATCTGAAAAGTGTCCTCGAAGAATTTTTGAAGTATGACATCGAAACAGATTTCTCTGATTGGATCGAAGAACTTCAAGAAGTGAAAAGGAAGTATCCTCTCACTTACAAGAAGGACGGTAAGCTTATAAAACCCCAGTACATCGTTGAAAAGGTAAATGAAGTTTTTCCAGATGATACGATAGTTGTAGCTGACGTTGGGCAAAACCAGATGTGGGTCGCTCAATTCTATAGATTCAAGTATCAACGGTCGTTCCTCTGTTCCGGTGGTCTTGGAACTATGGGTTATGCTCTTCCAGCTGGAATCGGAGCGAAAATTGGAGCCCCCGACAGGGAGGTTGTGGTTTTCGCCGGTGACGGAGGCTTCCAAATGAACATCCAGGAGCTCATGACGATAAAAAGATACAACCTTCCCGTGAAGATCATAGTAATGGACAACAAGGCTTTAGGAATGGTGAGGCAATGGCAGCAACTCTTTTTCAACTGCAGATACTCCGCCACGGTGTTGGAAGATAACCCCGATTTTGCGAAAATAGCTGAGTCTGTTGGAATAAAAGCGATAAGGATAGAGAAACCGGACCAAGTGGACAAAGCAATAGAAGACCTTGCAAAATCCAAAGATCCAATGCTCATACACGCTGTGATCGATCCCGCGGAAAATGTGCTTCCAATGGTTCCACCAGGAGAAGATGTAGGAACACCACTCGTTGAGGCTCCATACGATGAATCTTTCGTAGAGAGGGTACTACGAACTATCGAGGAAAGTCGGAGAGGTGATGAAAGATGA